From the Cucurbita pepo subsp. pepo cultivar mu-cu-16 unplaced genomic scaffold, ASM280686v2 Cp4.1_scaffold001081, whole genome shotgun sequence genome, the window cgtttttcttttaataggGTTTTACTTAAAATTCTAACGTGAAAGCTATTAAAAGGAATATTTGTGAGTGTATAAATATGTGAACCCTCTCTCCGAATTAATTGAGCAAAACagacaaaaaaatcaaaataaaaaatggcatCTTCTAGTTTTCTTGCAGTCTTTAGGATTGTCCTTTTAGTACTGTTCTTCAATGGGATGGTGCCCATGCATGCGGCTTCCCAAGACGACATCGTTTCCACCATCTGCAAGAAAACTAGAAACCCTTCTTTTTGCTTTAACGTGTTGAAATCTGCTGGCACCAGAGACCTAAAAGGGCTGGCCACCTTCACCCTCAACCTCGCCCACGACAAGGTTGCTCAAACTCGTGCCCTCGCCCTGTCCCTGGCGTCCAAGGCAGCCGATCCCAAGCTTAAGGAGCGATATGCCACCTGTGCTGAACAGTACGACGATGCCGCCGACGACATCGAGGATGGGAAGAACGACCTGAGGGAAGGTGACTACAATGGCGTCAACATTAAGGCGTCTGCAGCCATGACGGAGGCCGGCGACTGTCTGGACAGCTTCACGCAGCCGCCGAAGGACCCATCGGCGCTGTCTGGCAACGGGAAGACTGTGGAAGATATTTGTAGTATCATCTTGGTTATAGCCAATCTTCTCCTTGGGCGTGCctaattcatttttcttcaacctttcttcattttatcgTACATGTACTTGGAATGCCATGAATCAATAATATGTCTGTTTTGAATCCTATAAATTTGGACATCGACTCCTTCACATTTTAATAATCCGACTAATCTAGGGTCACTCTATAACTCTTAGTGCTCTCCAATTTTAAAGGTCACAG encodes:
- the LOC111786142 gene encoding pectinesterase inhibitor-like produces the protein MASSSFLAVFRIVLLVLFFNGMVPMHAASQDDIVSTICKKTRNPSFCFNVLKSAGTRDLKGLATFTLNLAHDKVAQTRALALSLASKAADPKLKERYATCAEQYDDAADDIEDGKNDLREGDYNGVNIKASAAMTEAGDCLDSFTQPPKDPSALSGNGKTVEDICSIILVIANLLLGRA